Below is a window of Halarcobacter anaerophilus DNA.
AGCGTGTGAAACTCACACATATTCGCAAGTAATCCCTTATACCGACAGACTTAACTACTGCTCTGCAATGCTTAATAATGTAGGATATTGTAAAGCAATAGAAGATATGTTGGAAATAGAAATTACTCCTAGAGCAAAAATGATTAGAGTTTTAATCGGAGAGTTAAGCAGATTAACAGACCACATTGTTTGTAATGCTGCAAATATGGTTGACTTGGGAGGTCTTACCAACTTTTGGTATATTTTTGCACCAAGAGACAAAGCTTATGATCTTTTTTCTAAATTAACAGGGGCAAGACTTACAAATTCATATACAAGAATCGGCGGGTTAGAATTTGATTTATATGATGGTTTTGATGAAGATTTAGAAGATGTATTAAAAGATGTAGAAAAAGCTATAGAAGACTCTCTGTCTTTAGTAGAACACAATAAAATTTTTCACGACAGAACACAAGATGTGGGTGTAATTGATGCACAGTTTGCACTTGATGCGGGGATTACAGGTCCAAATCTTAGAGCAGCAGGTGTCCCTTTTGATTTAAGAAAAGATGCACCTTATTACGGTTATGAAAATTTTGATTTTGATGTTGTTGTAGGTTCTCACGGAGATGTTTACGACAGAATCATGTGTAGATTCGAAGAGATGAGACAATCAATAAGAATCATAAGACAAGCTATGAAAGAGATGCCTGACGGTCCCGTAAATGCAGAGCATCCTGCTATTTTATTACCTCCGAAAGTTGATGTATACAACAACATAGAGGGTTTAATGAATCAATTTAAACTTACTTTTGAAGGAATAAAAGTTCCTAAAGGTGAATATTACGGTGCAACTGAGGCTGCAAACGGAGAACTTGGATTTTATACTGTAAGTGACGGTTCAGGAACACCTTATAAAGTAAAATGTAGACCGCCATGCTATTATTCTCTTGGAGGATATGCAAAAATTGTTGAAGGAACAATGTTAGCTGATGCTATTGTAACAATGGCTAGTATGAACTTTATTGCCGGGGAGTTTGATAGATAATGAGTAAATTTAAATATACAGACGAAAAAGAAAAAGAGTTCCAAAGAATAGCAAAAAAATATCCGAAAATTGATGCTATGATGCTTCCGGCACTTTGGCTGGTACAAGAACAAGAGGGTTGGGTAAGTCCCGATGCAATGATTTTTCTTGCGGATAAACTCGGGAAAACTCCAATAGAAGTTTATGAATTTGCAACTTTTTATACAATGTTCAATCTTAAACCCATAGGAACATACCATATTGAGTTATGTAAAACTTTATCATGTATGATAATGGGTGCACCTGAACTTAAAAAATTTATAAAAGATACTTTAGGAATCGGTCCTGGAGAAACAACAGCTGATGGAAAATTTCATTTTAGTGAAGTTGAATGTCAAGGTGCTTGCGGCGGTGCTCCTATGATTGCATTAAATCATACTTATCATGAAAACTTAACTGTTGACAAGTTGAAAAAAATCATAGAGGAGTGTAAGTAATGGCAGTTGAATTAGTAAAAATTGTTAGTAAAAACTTCGACATTCCTGATTCTCATAAATTAGAAGTTGCATTAAAAAACGGAAGATATGAATCAATAGATAAACTTTTTTCAATGAAACCCGAAGATGTAACAGAAGAGGTATGTAAATCGGGTCTTAGAGGGAAAGGTGGAGGTGGAGCACCTTGTGGTCCAAAATGGAAACTTATGCCTCCTGTTGATGAAAGACCTAGATATCTAATAGTAAACGGGGATGAATCAGAACCTGGAACTTTTAAAGATAGACAAATTTTCCAATATGATCCTCATATTTTAATTGAGGGTATTATCTGCTCTTGCTATGCAATACAAGCCCATGAAGCCTTTATCTATATAAGAGGTGAATACAAATGGTTTATTGACAGATTAAATGAAGCAATAGATGAAGCTTATGAAGCTGGAATAATAGGACCTAAAGTTATGAATAAATATGACTTTAGCGTAGATATAACTGTTCACAGAGGCGGAGGAGCTTATATCTGCGGTGAGAAATCTGCTCTTATTGAATCAATTGAAGGTAAACGTGGACATCCAAGACTTAAACCACACGGAAAAGAGTGTGAATGGTTTTACGGACAACCTGCAACAGTTAATAATGTTGAAACAATCTCTTCAGTTCCCAATATAGTATTAAACGGTTACGAATCATATACTAAATGGGGAACACAAAAAGCTCCGGGAACAATGCTTTTTGCAATGAGCGGTCCTGTTAAAAATCCGGGTGTATATGAATTACAATACGGCGAAAAAATGCTTGACGTAATTAATGAAATCGGTGGAGGAATGAAAGACGGTTTAAAACTAAAAGCCGTAATTCCGGGAGGTGCATCATGCCCTATTTTAACGGCAGAAGAAGTTGAAAAGGCTTACTTAGATTATGAATCTATGTGGGATATCGGTTCTACACTGGGTACAGGAGGAATGATGATTATTCCACAAGGCGTATCTATGGTAGATGTAGCAAAAAATTTAATAGAATTTTATCATCACGAATCTTGCGGACAATGTACTCCGTGTAGAGAAGGTACTGGATGGATAGATAAAACTATTAAAAAAATTCTTGATGGTATTGGTTCACAAGAAGATATTGAAACAATTTTAGATGTTTGTGAAACAATGAACGGTAAAACAATCTGTGTTTTTGCACCTGCAGTAAAAGATATTATTAAAAGTATAGTGCAAAAATATAGACATGAATTTGAAGAACATTTTAAAAAATAATATAAGGAGAAAAAATGGGAAAAAATACTTTTACATTAACTGATAACAGAGACGGTAGATCTTTTGAGTATGATATTATAAGTGGGACAAGAGGTCCTGATGTTGTTGATATAAGAAGCTTTTATAAAGATTCTGGGATGTTCACTTATGACCCGGGATATACTTCAACTGCTTCTTGTAATTCAAAAATAACATTTATTGACGGTGAAAATTCAGAACTTAGATATAGAGGAATTCCTATTGATGAATTAGCCGGGAAAAGATCTTATTTAGATGTTTGTCATTTGTTAATGATGGGTAGACTTCCAAATGAAGAA
It encodes the following:
- the nuoD gene encoding NADH dehydrogenase (quinone) subunit D, translating into MLKPDMLIDAKDIKSTITRLKNEEDYTILLDVTAIDYIQYPDVTPSRFAVIYILRTSNFKKQLTVKAYVDDNTLEVDSITDLFYSADWAERETFDQYGVKFKGHPNLKRVLNHHQFVGHPLRKDYEITKGQICTETEDLMDEMIPLLKRKGYKQSDLEDLMMLNVGPSHPASHGTIRNFVAMEGETIKACVTEIGYLHRGFEKACETHTYSQVIPYTDRLNYCSAMLNNVGYCKAIEDMLEIEITPRAKMIRVLIGELSRLTDHIVCNAANMVDLGGLTNFWYIFAPRDKAYDLFSKLTGARLTNSYTRIGGLEFDLYDGFDEDLEDVLKDVEKAIEDSLSLVEHNKIFHDRTQDVGVIDAQFALDAGITGPNLRAAGVPFDLRKDAPYYGYENFDFDVVVGSHGDVYDRIMCRFEEMRQSIRIIRQAMKEMPDGPVNAEHPAILLPPKVDVYNNIEGLMNQFKLTFEGIKVPKGEYYGATEAANGELGFYTVSDGSGTPYKVKCRPPCYYSLGGYAKIVEGTMLADAIVTMASMNFIAGEFDR
- a CDS encoding NADH-quinone oxidoreductase subunit NuoE family protein — its product is MSKFKYTDEKEKEFQRIAKKYPKIDAMMLPALWLVQEQEGWVSPDAMIFLADKLGKTPIEVYEFATFYTMFNLKPIGTYHIELCKTLSCMIMGAPELKKFIKDTLGIGPGETTADGKFHFSEVECQGACGGAPMIALNHTYHENLTVDKLKKIIEECK
- the nuoF gene encoding NADH-quinone oxidoreductase subunit NuoF translates to MAVELVKIVSKNFDIPDSHKLEVALKNGRYESIDKLFSMKPEDVTEEVCKSGLRGKGGGGAPCGPKWKLMPPVDERPRYLIVNGDESEPGTFKDRQIFQYDPHILIEGIICSCYAIQAHEAFIYIRGEYKWFIDRLNEAIDEAYEAGIIGPKVMNKYDFSVDITVHRGGGAYICGEKSALIESIEGKRGHPRLKPHGKECEWFYGQPATVNNVETISSVPNIVLNGYESYTKWGTQKAPGTMLFAMSGPVKNPGVYELQYGEKMLDVINEIGGGMKDGLKLKAVIPGGASCPILTAEEVEKAYLDYESMWDIGSTLGTGGMMIIPQGVSMVDVAKNLIEFYHHESCGQCTPCREGTGWIDKTIKKILDGIGSQEDIETILDVCETMNGKTICVFAPAVKDIIKSIVQKYRHEFEEHFKK